One window from the genome of Sesamum indicum cultivar Zhongzhi No. 13 linkage group LG15, S_indicum_v1.0, whole genome shotgun sequence encodes:
- the LOC105177867 gene encoding uncharacterized protein LOC105177867 isoform X1, producing MVLGWRRAFCTSIPKDKDPDSPIIKDKSDPSPRLASRFGGFFSNPSTPRLQSQPVSGLALRCRTNSESVVAQPNAAVPSQSEPHSPRLQCKTRNSPRLFHHRSAPSSPRSPSTFSLIKTSLRLSKQSRCGICLQSVKTGQGTAIFTAECSHSFHFPCIAAHVKKQGSLSCPVCNFTWKEMHLFSDDHHQKPLHQQGQKRGDTPARDSNSKNDKRSVLKVYNDDEPLSSPTSGARFNPIPESDETEEESEEFPGFFVANNVVPAEMTKTTRNVEVSLLSETAVVSVGKTSETYAVVLKLKAPAAPLRRAPIDLVTVQLMKRVMRTVVSSLSAADRLSIVAFSTTSKRLLPLRRMTTAGRRSARRIIDAIVSLDGGATCATDSLKKAAKVIEDRRERNPAASILLFSDGHRSGPRVTSSRFSHLEIPVHSVNLSACLNAPPDDTFAKCITGLFSVVMQDLKVQLGFVTGSAPAEISAVYSYTGKPSFVGSGSSWCRVGDFYSEEERELLIELKVPSSLGGAHRHLSVRCSYKDPSTQETIYDKERPLLIPRPRAVGSSTRDIQRLRCLFVTTRAVAESRRLAERNDAAGAHHMLASARALVLQSGSGCGEEFVRGLEAELAELNWKRQDAQFPPRRRYNHERETAFPDEKAEPLTPTSAWRAAERLAKVAIMRKSLNRVSDLHGFENARF from the exons ATGGTTTTGGGTTGGCGACGAGCATTTTGCACTTCAATCCCCAAGGATAAAGACCCGGACTCCCCAATCATCAAAGACAAATCGGATCCCAGTCCCAGGCTGGCCTCCAGATTTGGTGGGTTTTTCTCCAACCCCTCTACGCCGCGCCTCCAGTCTCAGCCTGTGTCTGGCCTGGCCCTCCGCTGTAGAACCAACTCTGAGTCAGTGGTGGCGCAGCCTAATGCCGCAGTGCCCAGCCAGTCGGAGCCACATAGCCCAAGACTTCAATGCAAAACCAGAAATAGTCCTAGACTCTTTCACCACCGCTCCGCTCCTTCTTCACCTCGCTCTCCCTCCACCTTTTCTTTGATCAAAACCAGCCTGCGCCTCTCAAAG CAGAGTAGGTGTGGGATATGCTTACAGAGCGTGAAAACAGGACAAGGGACGGCCATATTCACGGCGGAGTGCAGCCACAGCTTCCATTTTCCATGTATCGCGGCGCACGTGAAGAAGCAGGGATCCCTCTCGTGCCCCGTTTGCAACTTCACATGGAAGGAAATGCATCTTTTCAGTGATGATCATCACCAGAAACCCTTGCACCAGCAAGGCCAAAAGAGAGGCGATACACCGGCGAGAGATTCCAACTCCAAGAACGATAAAAGAAGCGTTTTGAAGGTCTATAATGATGATGAGCCACTGTCTTCTCCCACTTCGGGTGCCCGCTTCAATCCTATACCCGAATCAGATGAGACCGAAGAGGAAAGTGAGGAATTCCCCGGTTTCTTCGTGGCAAACAATGTTGTTCCAGCTGAGATGACGAAGACAACAAGGAATGTGGAGGTCTCTCTGTTGTCGGAAACGGCGGTGGTTTCAGTTGGGAAGACGAGCGAGACTTACGCTGTCGTTTTAAAACTCAAAGCCCCGGCGGCGCCTCTGCGTAGAGCTCCTATCGATTTGGTTACAGTACAGCTGATGAAGAGAGTGATGAGAACGGTGGTCTCATCTCTTTCCGCCGCCGACCGCTTGTCCATCGTGGCCTTCTCCACGACGTCGAAACGGCTGTTGCCGCTGCGTAGAATGACCACTGCTGGCAGGAGATCCGCTCGTAGAATTATTGATGCAATCGTCTCGTTGGACGGTGGAGCCACCTGCGCCACCGACTCGCTTAAGAAGGCTGCTAAGGTTATCGAGGACCGTCGTGAGAGAAACCCCGCCGCAAGCATCCTGCTTTTCTCCGATGGTCACCGCAGTGGCCCTCGCGTCACTTCCTCACGCTTCTCCCACTTGGAAATCCCTGTGCATTCCGTCAACTTAAGTGCGTGCCTGAACGCGCCGCCCGACGACACTTTCGCAAAATGCATTACTGGTTTATTCAGCGTGGTAATGCAAGATCTGAAAGTTCAGCTGGGTTTCGTAACCGGGTCGGCTCCGGCGGAGATCTCGGCCGTGTACTCATACACGGGTAAACCATCATTTGTTGGGTCCGGGTCAAGCTGGTGCCGGGTCGGGGACTTCTACTCGGAAGAGGAGAGAGAATTGTTGATAGAGTTGAAGGTCCCATCATCATTGGGAGGGGCCCATCGGCATCTGTCCGTTCGTTGCTCCTACAAAGACCCGTCAACTCAAGAAACCATATACGACAAGGAACGCCCCCTCTTGATTCCCCGGCCACGCGCCGTCGGCTCCTCCACTAGGGACATTCAACGCCTCAGATGCCTCTTCGTAACAACACGCGCCGTCGCCGAGAGCAGGAGACTGGCCGAAAGGAACGACGCAGCCGGCGCTCACCACATGTTGGCCTCAGCCCGGGCTCTCGTTCTACAATCGGGTTCGGGTTGCGGGGAGGAGTTTGTGCGGGGACTGGAAGCCGAGCTGGCGGAGTTGAATTGGAAGAGGCAGGATGCGCAGTTTCCACCGAGGAGGAGGTACAACCACGAAAGAGAAACAGCCTTTCCGGACGAGAAAGCCGAGCCACTCACGCCAACATCGGCATGGAGGGCGGCTGAGCGGCTGGCTAAAGTAGCCATCATGAGAAAGTCCTTGAATAGAGTCAGCGACTTACATGGCTTTGAGAATGCAAGattttaa
- the LOC105177867 gene encoding uncharacterized protein LOC105177867 isoform X2 yields the protein MVLGWRRAFCTSIPKDKDPDSPIIKDKSDPSPRLASRFGGFFSNPSTPRLQSQPVSGLALRCRTNSESVVAQPNAAVPSQSEPHSPRLQCKTRNSPRLFHHRSAPSSPRSPSTFSLIKTSLRLSKSRCGICLQSVKTGQGTAIFTAECSHSFHFPCIAAHVKKQGSLSCPVCNFTWKEMHLFSDDHHQKPLHQQGQKRGDTPARDSNSKNDKRSVLKVYNDDEPLSSPTSGARFNPIPESDETEEESEEFPGFFVANNVVPAEMTKTTRNVEVSLLSETAVVSVGKTSETYAVVLKLKAPAAPLRRAPIDLVTVQLMKRVMRTVVSSLSAADRLSIVAFSTTSKRLLPLRRMTTAGRRSARRIIDAIVSLDGGATCATDSLKKAAKVIEDRRERNPAASILLFSDGHRSGPRVTSSRFSHLEIPVHSVNLSACLNAPPDDTFAKCITGLFSVVMQDLKVQLGFVTGSAPAEISAVYSYTGKPSFVGSGSSWCRVGDFYSEEERELLIELKVPSSLGGAHRHLSVRCSYKDPSTQETIYDKERPLLIPRPRAVGSSTRDIQRLRCLFVTTRAVAESRRLAERNDAAGAHHMLASARALVLQSGSGCGEEFVRGLEAELAELNWKRQDAQFPPRRRYNHERETAFPDEKAEPLTPTSAWRAAERLAKVAIMRKSLNRVSDLHGFENARF from the exons ATGGTTTTGGGTTGGCGACGAGCATTTTGCACTTCAATCCCCAAGGATAAAGACCCGGACTCCCCAATCATCAAAGACAAATCGGATCCCAGTCCCAGGCTGGCCTCCAGATTTGGTGGGTTTTTCTCCAACCCCTCTACGCCGCGCCTCCAGTCTCAGCCTGTGTCTGGCCTGGCCCTCCGCTGTAGAACCAACTCTGAGTCAGTGGTGGCGCAGCCTAATGCCGCAGTGCCCAGCCAGTCGGAGCCACATAGCCCAAGACTTCAATGCAAAACCAGAAATAGTCCTAGACTCTTTCACCACCGCTCCGCTCCTTCTTCACCTCGCTCTCCCTCCACCTTTTCTTTGATCAAAACCAGCCTGCGCCTCTCAAAG AGTAGGTGTGGGATATGCTTACAGAGCGTGAAAACAGGACAAGGGACGGCCATATTCACGGCGGAGTGCAGCCACAGCTTCCATTTTCCATGTATCGCGGCGCACGTGAAGAAGCAGGGATCCCTCTCGTGCCCCGTTTGCAACTTCACATGGAAGGAAATGCATCTTTTCAGTGATGATCATCACCAGAAACCCTTGCACCAGCAAGGCCAAAAGAGAGGCGATACACCGGCGAGAGATTCCAACTCCAAGAACGATAAAAGAAGCGTTTTGAAGGTCTATAATGATGATGAGCCACTGTCTTCTCCCACTTCGGGTGCCCGCTTCAATCCTATACCCGAATCAGATGAGACCGAAGAGGAAAGTGAGGAATTCCCCGGTTTCTTCGTGGCAAACAATGTTGTTCCAGCTGAGATGACGAAGACAACAAGGAATGTGGAGGTCTCTCTGTTGTCGGAAACGGCGGTGGTTTCAGTTGGGAAGACGAGCGAGACTTACGCTGTCGTTTTAAAACTCAAAGCCCCGGCGGCGCCTCTGCGTAGAGCTCCTATCGATTTGGTTACAGTACAGCTGATGAAGAGAGTGATGAGAACGGTGGTCTCATCTCTTTCCGCCGCCGACCGCTTGTCCATCGTGGCCTTCTCCACGACGTCGAAACGGCTGTTGCCGCTGCGTAGAATGACCACTGCTGGCAGGAGATCCGCTCGTAGAATTATTGATGCAATCGTCTCGTTGGACGGTGGAGCCACCTGCGCCACCGACTCGCTTAAGAAGGCTGCTAAGGTTATCGAGGACCGTCGTGAGAGAAACCCCGCCGCAAGCATCCTGCTTTTCTCCGATGGTCACCGCAGTGGCCCTCGCGTCACTTCCTCACGCTTCTCCCACTTGGAAATCCCTGTGCATTCCGTCAACTTAAGTGCGTGCCTGAACGCGCCGCCCGACGACACTTTCGCAAAATGCATTACTGGTTTATTCAGCGTGGTAATGCAAGATCTGAAAGTTCAGCTGGGTTTCGTAACCGGGTCGGCTCCGGCGGAGATCTCGGCCGTGTACTCATACACGGGTAAACCATCATTTGTTGGGTCCGGGTCAAGCTGGTGCCGGGTCGGGGACTTCTACTCGGAAGAGGAGAGAGAATTGTTGATAGAGTTGAAGGTCCCATCATCATTGGGAGGGGCCCATCGGCATCTGTCCGTTCGTTGCTCCTACAAAGACCCGTCAACTCAAGAAACCATATACGACAAGGAACGCCCCCTCTTGATTCCCCGGCCACGCGCCGTCGGCTCCTCCACTAGGGACATTCAACGCCTCAGATGCCTCTTCGTAACAACACGCGCCGTCGCCGAGAGCAGGAGACTGGCCGAAAGGAACGACGCAGCCGGCGCTCACCACATGTTGGCCTCAGCCCGGGCTCTCGTTCTACAATCGGGTTCGGGTTGCGGGGAGGAGTTTGTGCGGGGACTGGAAGCCGAGCTGGCGGAGTTGAATTGGAAGAGGCAGGATGCGCAGTTTCCACCGAGGAGGAGGTACAACCACGAAAGAGAAACAGCCTTTCCGGACGAGAAAGCCGAGCCACTCACGCCAACATCGGCATGGAGGGCGGCTGAGCGGCTGGCTAAAGTAGCCATCATGAGAAAGTCCTTGAATAGAGTCAGCGACTTACATGGCTTTGAGAATGCAAGattttaa